The genome window CACAGCAATTGCGGTACAACGCTGCCCCAGTTTTTGCTCCAATTTGTTTTGCCAAAAGCTGCCAAACGTCGCTGCACGATCTTGAAAGAGGCTTTAAAACCGTTGGTTGATTTAAGAGCTATTGAAGCCGCGTGTTTGCTATGTCGTGCATTAGTCCGATAGGGTACGGGCTAAGGAGGTGTCAATGCATTTACCACAAGTTTCACTTTCTTACGGGAGCGAGGAGGTGAGCTCAACAATCAGACCGGAATATCCGAATTAAATCTCGATAAAGTCACAGATCAAGGAACCGATGTAAATAGCATTGCAGCTAATCCTCCCAGCGGCCCGTGTAAGATCATTTCCGCTATTTTGAGACGATCCTCAATGCTGGATGCGCCTTATCCATGTTGTATGCACAGGGGGCTTCATATAAAAACCGGGATGTAAGAACGTACAGGGCTAGTACTAGTCTTGTTACAGCTGGATGCGGTCTTCATGCCTACCTAACTCGGATGAAGCCCCTTGCCTACGTAGATCTGGGGGTTTATATATATGATAGTTAGGGTAACCCATGTCTTGCAATATTTGAGCATCCTGTCATTCCTCTATTTGTGttcacttcttcaacatcaccagCCCTGATGCTACTGGACGGGTATGAAGCTCACATCTTGGGCGATCTGCTCGTTAGCACTCGCTGCTGGAGTGTTTGGCGCTGACAGACCTGAACTCTTCAAGAGTCTACCCCGTTGTACTGTGAGTCTGAGGTTTGGATGCAGTTTTGCGCTCGTACTAACAATGACTTGAAGATCTCATGTCTTGAAAAGTATGATAACTCGGATTTCGAAGCCGTTGATATGTGCAACAACGGGAATGTCAAGCAGGAGCTAGATGACTGCTTCGCAGACAAATGCCGCGATTTCGAAAGATTCGGTGCGCCAATCATTCTGAAACACAAATGGGATAGAACTAACAAGCTCTAGATATCGCAAAGATCTATGCCAATGCCTGTGACAACAAGCCAAAAGACAACCGGCATAATCACTATGTTCTGTTAGTTGCAGAGATACCAGCATGGATCTCTCCTTGGCTTAGGCTGTATTCGAGCTGGGTTACGTACGAGAGTCTTTCTCTGGATGACTATGTAATGGTAGTTTGTGGAGTAAGTTGGTACCCGGTATCACAGATCATCAAACCTAACCAGCTTTTAGTTGTTATACACTGTCTTTGCAACTCTGATTCACTTTGGTAAGTCGCATCGCTGAATGAATATGCGCTTGTGCTTACCAACCTCCTTAGCCCACTCTGTGACAGGAGATACAATCTTATGGAATGCGGTTCCAGAATACGTTACAGACGGATTAAAGGTTTGTTTGCAAGGTGCAGTTTTGAATCCCAGTATGTTAACATTGAACTACCTAGCTTGTTTTCATGGCCGACATCTTCGAGCTTGCCTGCTCGTGTCTACTTAGAGTCGCGATCCTTCTCGTATGCCTACGCACATCGTTTTCTGGCAGATACATAGTGATCACAGCCGCGACCCTTTTACTCACCATCCTCTCTTCGATTGCTCTGGCCCTATTGAGAGTATTCCGATGTTCACCAATTGCATTCGCCTGGGAAGGTTGGGAACCAAATGGAAGAGATGAGGAAACAGGAGGTTGCTTGGCTCAGGACTCACTTGCATATGCGGCTTCCTCGATCGACATATTCCTAAACCTGGCGCTCCTTGCTATGCTTTCTCACCTGATCTTTAGTCGAATTGCAAATGACACGACATCTTGGTTGCAAAACGCTATCGCAATTGCGTTGGGAGCATTCGGTCTGGCTGTATCCAGTTTTCGACTGCACCTTCTgatctctttcttcaagaCGGCGCAACCAGTTTGGAGATATCACGAACGAATCGTTTGGATGGACGTTGAAATTTCGATCTTGATTATATGGGCATGCCTGCCTATATGGCAGTCCTTTACAGATCCGGTGCCTCCGAGGGATGTGGAAGAGACCAACCACCTGCCACAGATAACAGAAGAGACCAATATGCCGGAAACACCGTCAACCGATACGAAGATGCCGAGGCCGAGTCTATGTCAGAGGGGGTTGTTCGGGATCTTGGCAAGGGGACGGCCGAAGAAACCAGTCGAGTCGAACTTACAGCTGGGAGACAAAACTTACGGAAACGTCAGAACAGAAATTCAAGGAGGCCAGAGGTTTTCTATGATCTCCCAATTGACGGGCATGATTGGTATCCAGGTCCGAACGAGGACGATTAGGCATGTGCACGACAGTGGATGGGACGCGGAGAAGGGATCAGCAAGAGAGAATATAGAGGCTGCCTAACGATTAATGAACTTAAAAATCAATAATGAATAGTAATTCTTCATCAAACAAATTTCGACCAGATTGCAGTTTCATACTCCAACAAAACAGTAAGAGCTCGCGGCAGAGAAAATATAACTTACGCGATGACGGCCAATTACAACACAAATAAGAACGGCAATGCCACAAAGTTCGATGTGTCTATCAGGTACTTGGGTCATATTTCGATGATTGTACTTTCTTCACAATTATGGACGTTCTGTTTTTTCAATTTATTCACATGTAACTATCCTTGTCTCTTTATGGCCTCGGAAACCGAGTTTTGGCAAATAGTTGGGCTCCACTTTCAACTTCACACCCACCGACTCCGACTCAACGCTCCTATCTGCTTCAAACACTCAGCGAAGCTGCATCTAAACGAAGACCACAGTGACCCAACAGAGGAATTTATAACATCTGACATCGAcaaaaataaaacaaaatGGCCTCTGCCGATGATGCTCGCAAGAACCGCATCGTGTCGCATATGAACAAGGATCACACCCGAGAAATCTCCTATTATCTCCGTCATTATGCCCATCTCTCTGCCTCAGCTGCATCCTCACCCGTGCTCAAGGATACTGGTCTCAACGGTATGACTATCAAGTCAAATGATGGAAGAGAGCACTTTGTCCCTTTCTCGCCTCCTCTCTCCAGCTGGGCCGAGGTCAAGGACCGCATCATCGAAATGGCCAACACAGCCCGTGAAGGACTGGGTCTTAGCGACGTCATTATCACAGCCTACACACCCCCAGAGGGTTTCGGCATTTTTGTCACAGGATCAGTTCTTTTCTACTTCTTCTGCGCTGGGACACTGCCGTGGGTACAGCCTGGCACTCGCATCTGGGAGCTGTTGAACGAAGGGTTCCCTGGAGGCGCGACCTTCTTCCACTGGCTTGTCAACGCCATCTTTTGGCCCGTCATCGGTATCCATCTTGTTgaatgcttcttctttgacagGAAGCTTCAGAGGCACGGCGTTGAGAGATTCTCTGGAcagtggtggctttggcTCTGCAACTGCTTCTTTGAGGGGTTCCCTGCCTTCAAGCGTGTGGATGGCATTGTGGCACGGAAGCAAGATAAGAGTGGCAAGTCTCAGTGATATGGATACGGCGAGTTTAGAAAGAGTACACCTCTATAAAGTGTCGAAACGCGGGCGGTGGCATTGTATGGATGAATGTTAGTTGGAAACTCTGATGCTCCTTTGACTTGGTGTGAATCTGGCAAGCACAAGAGTGGTTACTATCATGATGTGATGCATAAACTATGGATGAAGGGATTTCAAGTGGTACGAAAGCAGGACGTATCGTTGCCATGATCGATTACACACAGCTAGAAATAGAGAAGATGACGAGAGATGTTAAGGGTAATCGATAGACCGCCTCAAGGCTTTCAAAGACATACTAGCACAATAATCCTATTCTCGGGTTTCTTCCTGTTTTCTGGctatattttctattatttTGCGGCATGTCATCCACAAGTATCTGGTTTCGATATCGTTAGAAGCGCCTATCACTGACCACCTTCCGCAACGAAGAGGATGCTCTTTTGAATCAATAGAAGATCTTCTGCAGACCCAGCCCCCTGTTAATTAGAACCCAAACGGTCAGACCTGCAAATATGACTTGGAGACAATTACTTTCAGGTTATACAGCTAGAGAGCTTTGAGGTGTCTTGCAGTGCAGCGCTACGTCTCCTATGCATCAATGGGATAATGTGATTCCTTTTGCGTAAACTGGTAATGGGAGTTCGAGATATCTTGACCCTCCTTCAAGGAACGCAGGTGTCGTTAGGAAGAGTATAAGAAAGTTTCGAGAGAGTAGAAAAGGGCTCTTGATAAGTCTGTGATAAGGCTGTATGTATATATTTGGTAGAATGACTACAAATCACCAGTGTGATACCAATAAATGAGACGTCTTATAAGATGCTGTTGCATGTATCTGAATTTTCAGCATCGGCTATGGATCCGTACTCGTTACAAAAGTGGCAAATGATACAGGGCGTTTTCTTCTCGATGCCCCTACACCTTGTCACTGTAAATCAACTCCATTAGATATTCAGCTTGCCGAGTAAATGCTCACTTTCCGAGCCCATACGTGGTACTCGAATTTCCTCCGTGCGAGGCATCCGAGATTCGGTGTCCCGAATAGACCAAACTGCTGTGCATCTGACATGCTTTATCTGCAGAATTCACTTGATAGCCGCATTTCAGCGCGGGGGTCGCGTCGTGAACAACCACTTGGATTGCTTTGTGGAAGTTTGCGAACCATTATGCTGTCGCCTCACCTGCGGCAGAATATTGATAGGCGCTGAAGAAACCCAAAACGGCATCGCCTTGTTTACAACTGACGCCAAATTGAGGCTTTCGATTCGTAGAATCGGTTTGATGTGTTGACAAGTAAGTCATACATGTAACATGACATACATACTAGACTTACCTGCATGAAAGTCAACGTACTCGATAGCCCACTGGTGCCCGCGAGATCACTCCTCCTGGCCATTCACGAAGCTTTTGGATGGTTGTCATCCAATATAATTTCAGCCCTCAGATGAGTCCTATCAGTGTGTGATCTCACTCGGAGAAGCCACGCCCGGCTTTGCGGAGTTCGCAATTGCGGGAGATTGAATGTAAAAGGACTATCGTGAGGCTCTCACCAACTATTTAACCCTCACACTCCCCGTCTTTGCGTCCGCCAGGTTTTCGTACAATGAAGATTGTTTTGAGACATTTTCTCTTCGATATCAGGCAGAATTTCACTCAAACCCCTTTGAACTCTATTTATTTGCAACAACCAAGTCCACACATCAACTGAGCTAGAACTAAATATGCAAATGAATCGATCAGCCAACTTTTGATAATGCCCTCTGTGGTGGACAAAGCAAGTCAATTCTCCTTGCAACATAGACGCTACGCCTTCGCAAACCGATACCTTGCTGGAAAGAAACGGTTCACAAAACTCTGCCATCAATTCAACTTCTCCTCATTGATTCAACACCGTCGTCTGGTTTACCAGCGATCGGATATGCCTCAGCAAGATTCGGAAGAACAAGTCTTTGTAACTAGAAACAAGAGGTCTTCCGCATCACCCGAACCCACTCAGAGCCACCACTCTCAACAAGTATCACACACTCTCGCTTCAAATAGTTGGGCATATACTGACTGTGCTTCCAGAACCCTTCAAGTGGTGGATCAAATAAGCCCCGGGCCAGCAACGACCAGGAGAGCGGTCAGGGCCGTCGAGGTTCGCCTGGCGCTCAGTAAGTCATCGTCATATCAAAGTCCATCTTCATGATGAGGCCACTAACACGACCTAAGAAGCGGTCAAGACAACTCACCCGCTGCAAGAATCCGTCGCGAGGCCATAGAAAAGTGTgaaaagcttctcaacgTGCCCTTCCCTCACAGTGTTGAAGTGCAAGCCGCCGATCCCAATCAATCCGACGTCGAGCCCACGAACCCGTCGGCGGCCTACCTGGACTATTGCATCAACAAAGAACTGAGACGGCGTAAACAGAACATCGTTGATAATTTGATGGCTGCAATCTCGGAATGTGTTGAAAGAAGACTGGAAGCACTCGAGGAAGAGTGTGAGCATACTTCCGGATCACATACTTCGCGTGCTTTCCAGGCAGGAAAACACATACCCCAGTCAGCTGGCCAGAAGAGATCCAAAGGTCAAAGTGGTAGAGACGAAAGTGAgaatgaggaagaaggagacGACAAGTTCCGTAGAAAGAAGGACAACAAGAGGACAAAAACCACAAAGGACGACTCTCGCCCTCGGTTTGCTTGTCCTTACCATCAAAGGGACCCCAAGAGATTCGGCACTGAGAGAACATGTTGTGGTCCGGGGTGGTTTGAAATCGGCCGAGTAAAGTGAGTCAAACCTACCCCTTATCAAGGCAATTTACTGACAGTTACATCTAGGGAACATCTCGAGCGAAGACATAGTCTGTCTCCGCATCAATGCAATCGATGCCTTCGCCGGTTTGACGATGAGAAAGATCTGAAGAAGCATCAACGGATGACGACGCCGTGCCCAGTAAAAGAGACAAGCAGCCTTCAACGAAACCTCCTGGATGGCTACGACGAGGAACAAGCAAAGAAACTGAAAATAAGAGTGAGGATGAACCCTGTTGAGAAGTGGAGGGAGTGGTATTGTGCTCTATTTGATGTCAAGCCTGATTCTCCTGACATTCCTTCACCTTGTAAGTTACAGGATCTATTCCAAACACACCCTAAAATAGACAAAGACTGAGTCATATTCCAAGATTATGATCCTTCACTCTTAACCACTCGGGCGCCAGCCGTCAAGGTCGAAAACCCTGACGAATGGCGTGACTACTGGATCAAGGCAAAGCCAGCAATTCAACACCAAGTAGCCATGGCAGTAGAAGATGCATTCACCGACTGGGAACCTCAAATGAAGGTGACTGTCATGGAACGTCTGCAAGAGCTGCCACGCATAATTGCAGATAAGCTTCCTTTCCCGGGACTCAGTCCAGAGGAGACGTCCACAGCAGCTGACGATTTTGGGCTTTACTCCTGCTTGGACTATTATTCATTTGCCCCAGAAGACTTGGGAGAGCAGCCTTTCGACTTTCAAGCCATAGACGACGGGGCTATGCTGAACAACTCGGCAACGTTAGATATGAATGAGTCCACGGATTCCTCAGACGCATATCAAGCCAGTGACAGCTCGGCCACGTCTCTGGGAGACGATGCAGCATACCAACAAGTCGACTACAAGGCAGCCGTGATGCCAAGTAGCATTGATTTTAGCTTTCCAAATAATGGCGGGTATTACTAACACCTGGACTTATATCATGAGCTGTCTCCGTCAGTCCGGACCTTCTTTCATGTTTTTCATATCCTGTTTATGTCCTTTCTATGTTCCTTTATGACAAGAAGCCAATCACTCACTCTCATCTTACTTCTATTTAGTCTCTCTTATATGGTATTGGCGCTTTCTTTCGCAAGGTGCCCGACCTCGCGAAATTTCACATTCGCTATGGCAGTCATGCCAACATCAGAGGAAAACGGATATCTGAACCCTATCTCCTATGTGAGAGCGTAAGGAGGATGTAAATTTATCATTTTCGCAATGTTGTATGTACTACGGAGCTAGTTGTGTTGAAAAATATTCCTTTGTGCAACATTAGATACTTCAGCTGTAGGTGAAGCATCCCTCAGTATCGGCAAAAGACAAGGCAATCAATCACCGTCTGTGCATACACCTGACTTGCATATGAATAACATTCATGACACAGTACAGTAAGGTTTGGGAGGTAAGATAAGAGATACATTCATCATTTCTGGAACAGTCTCCGCCGGTAGGCCTCCCGCATATAGGCGGGGAAGGCCTTCTTCATTGATCAGACACAgtctcaagaacatcatcCTGTAAATTCTTCTTTTCAACTTAATACTCATAGCCATTCTTCCCCTTGGATTTAGCTGCTCGAGTACGAGGAACAACAACATGATTTACCTCACAGTTCTATATTTGATAGTAAGGCAACTATCGGGTACACCGGAGCTTTAATAATCTATGACTGACCAACTTTCTTAGCTTAGCCTTGTGCTACTCGTAATGGCAATGTAAGTCTCAGTTTGGTCGCATTAGCAGGTGAAGTCTGACTCTTGTATAGAATTGTCCACGTCCGCAGTTCAAATCTCTCACTCGCGATCTCGCCAACTCTGTCAATTCTTACAGTGGTTCTCCCGGTTCTAGGGTTTCTTAACACAGCTTTCTATCCTAGTATTCGCCGTACTACTAAGTCGTCTTCTAGCGGCGTAGCTAAGCTTGCTCCTTTGATTGTCCAGGTCCTTCAAGCTCTTATCACCACTATCCTGGCAACACTACTTCTAGAGCGCGCAGTGCCGTCGGAGATGATGGGATGCATGCTCGATAAGAAGTGGATGGGTATGTTTCGTGCTCATGATGCACGAAGTATACGATATATTCAGGATGCGTTTGACTGCTGTGGTCTGAACTCAATCCGAGACCGAGCCTATCCTTTTCCAAATACAGCGCCCAGCAACTGTGCTGAAACatatggaagaagaagtcccTGTCGTGAGCCTTGGTCAGGAGCCTTACAGAAACTGTCATTGTTGGACCTCTCtgtcgtcctcgtcgtcggGCTAATCCAGGTATGCTGAAACCGAAATTCCAGCTCCGTAAGGATTCAGATACTGATATCAAGTCAAGATACTCGGACTCCTCCTAACCAAAAAGGATTCCAGCTGGTTGAGTAACTGGCGAAACCATGACCGTGGACAATCAGAACAACATCGCGATGGCCGCCGCCCTTTACTGATCGACAGGGAGAGGGATGtcatcgaggaagaagagactgCCCCTGAGCGTCCAGAGAGATCATCACCGGGTTACGGGAGTGTACATGAGAATGAATCGGGTCCCAGAGTCGTGCCATCGGCCGTTATCGAACGGAACAACTGGACCGAGGATTAAGTTTACGGCATGAAAGTACAACCGAATTCGAGGGCCAAAATATGAAGCGTCAATGAAGGGCACGAGTTAAATGGGTAGACGCCTGGCTTCTGGCTTGCTGCCGACTGTGATTAGGGGTGTGTAGCGTCGTAATATATATCCTTTGACAGCCTGCCTATCTGTCATCAAGGCCCATGTAGCTCACAATCAGCCCTTGTGTTAGGCAGTCAGCAATAGATCACCAGTCAAATCGAATAGGAACGGGATCGTCACAAGATATAAGTCTTGGTGGGTATCGAAAATTAGATATCTCAGATATGTCCATATTCTGACATATAAGCCGTAAGGCAACCCGCAGTGCTGGCATCTAGTGGTGTCTATAGCATATGATCGGTTACCTTCCTGCTTCCTTACCCAGCTTCTCCAAAGCAGCCTCATACTCTTCCACTCTCTTTTCATCGATTTCCTCAATCCTTGTTCGCTCAACCTTTTGAGCTCTCTTGACTCCAGCGCCCTTGGCAATCTTGCCCCAGAACCAACCactctcatcatcgccaacgaGTGTCCATGCACATCCTGACCTTCCAGCTCGAGCTGTTCGACCAACTCGGTGAACATAGCCGGCCACACTAGGCGGTAGGTCGTAGTTGATTACGTGGTCAAGGCTGGGAAGATCGATACCACGAGCGACAAGGTCGGAGGCGATGAGGAGGCGAATGGGAGACGAGGCAGTAGAGAAGGCCCGGAGAGTCTTGCGACGGATGTGTGTTGGTGTGGTTGACGTGAGTGTGCCAATGTGGTCTGCCAAGGAGGGGTCCAACAGGGCGAGTAGTCGTGACAAACGAAGTGCAGATTCGTTGGACTTTGTGAAGATAAGAGAAACAGGGATGTGAGACTTGAGTGTGCGTCCCGAGACCTTGAGTTTGGCATTGGTCTCTGTGTCAGAATCCGAGTCAGAAGATGTGTCCGAGCTTGTGTCAGAAGTAGCATCGGAGTCAGAACTGGAGCTTGAGTCAGAACTAGTAGCCgaatcttcagcttcttcggctTTGGGttcctcttcgtctttgTTCGGGCTTGCCATAAGCATGTCCTGACTGCGGAGTAGATCAAGCAAGTAGAGGGGTTTGAGATTTGTGTCGTGCACTCTAATTGCATGCTCTTTCAACGATACGGGCAGAGAATGCTCAGCAATCTGGATATCGCCATCGTTCTCCAGAACAATCAGTCGTGGTCTTTGCAGACCCAATTGGTTGAGAAGACTCAGATCTCTTGTGAGCGTGGCACTCAGAATGACCTTACGAACACCAGAAAAGTCCATCTCATGGAAGTCTCGTGCGGTAAACTTATTGATCCGGAACTTTTCCATAACGAGGTCAAGCCAGCCTTGGAAGCTCTGAGCAAGTAGCTTATCCGCCTCATCAACTACCAGCCATCGAACGTAATCCAGGTTGAAGCCCCTTGTTTGTTCCATATGCTCAACCAGTCGTCCAGGAGTGCATATCAGAACATCTATTTTGGAAAGGTAATCAACCACATACCCGTTCATGTGGCTTAATCGAGGGTCTGTGTCCTCCATgtcaagatcttggagattTTCTGACGCCGAAAGGCCCCACTTCAGCTGGTTTCGACGTTGTGTCTCCTCTTTTAGCTTCTTGTATGTATCAGGGTCATATCGAAGCTCCTGATCCATGAAGGCTTTCTGCTCGACCTCAAGCGACTGGCTACCAATGGAGATGCCCACTCGCACTCTTTTTCGATCACCACCATCGAATGCCCTAGCGCATAGTTCAAAGgtctcttgagcttgcttAACCAGTTCACGTGTTGGTAGCACTACTAGCGCTCGCAGCCTCGTGAGACATCCTTGACTGATATCTCGTACAACAGGCAGGGCATAAGCCAGTGTCTTACCGGAACCGGTCGCGGCAGATATAAGCACGTCTCCGCGTTGCTTGCTTGTTGGCAGCAGGAGAGGGATTGCGGCAGTCTGCACAGCGAAGGCATCTCGGAATCCCTTCTCCTCTAATACTCGACAAGCCTTGGGTATGATATCCAGTTCAGCGAAGGGTGTGCGTGTGTCTTGAGAAACACGGATAGGATCCTCGAGCCAAGAGGGTAGAATCTTGTAGTTCGGCTTTGAGGTCGTCAGAGAGCTAATCGGCTCTGGTTGAGGCAAAGGTTCGAGGCCGTGTAGTTCACCCtgatcctcttcatcccgtTCGTCCGCGGGCAGCTCACTGGCAAGCTTAAGAGACTTCTCTAGCTTGCTCATGACCGTCTTGTGGCGCTGGTTTGTCTGCagttcatcttcttgttcctctGCTGGCTCAgtttccttctccttctttttcctttccCTGCGCTTTTGTCTTTTATCTTCCTCGTCTGCTGCTGGTTCGGTAGGTTCAGGGATATTCTCGACCTCTTCGATGGGTTCTGCCGCGTCGATCATGGATACATCCTCGTTGCGATCTTCGTCCTCGGGAGCAGGTCTGTGAGGAACTTCTGATTCTCGCTCTTCATTCTTTGActtcctctttctcttctctttcttttccttcacATCTCGTTTCGGCTTTTCCTTGTCCTTTGCAGAATCTTCGTCCAAAGTCTGGCTCTCTTCGGGCGTTGCGTCTGCTTCCTTGGATTTGACCTCGGGAGCCTCTTGCGCGGGCTTGATGTCGTCATCGTCGCGTTCATCATTGGCAGCTCCAGTTCTTCGCTTGCCTCTTctgaccttcttcttttttttcggcgcatcttctccatccttTTGTGTAGTTGGCTCTTctgtcttgggcttcttgctATCAGGACCTGGTGTTCCTTTGCTCTCATCTGAAGTATCTAATTTGCGCTTGATATTTTTCGGTGGTGTGTCATCAAAGTATTGAACTTGAGGAGTCTCTATGTGCATGGATTGAGGTATGGGCTTTGCGCTCGGAGGGACGTATCGCGAAAAACTAAAGGCATTCGTTGCAGGAGTAGGAGCAGTGCTGTTTGTAGTTTTTGATGACgagtgaggaggagaagcatTCGAGTTGCTTCCACCCTTCGAGTGAGGGACATATCTGGGGTACATTTTCTCGAAAATGCTGTGTAGAATCAATCGCGATGGAGGGGCCCGAAGTGCTTTCAATTCCCAAAATTTTGGGTAGTTCTTGGTCTTATTGAGGTTCTGCCGTCTTACACCGCTAAAATTATAAATTGATCCGCTTATTGGGGCGCAGTGGAGGAAACGCTTGAGCGAAACAGGTTAGTCTTATGCTCCTCTCAGAACA of Fusarium oxysporum Fo47 chromosome I, complete sequence contains these proteins:
- a CDS encoding uncharacterized protein (of unknown function-domain containing protein), translated to MASADDARKNRIVSHMNKDHTREISYYLRHYAHLSASAASSPVLKDTGLNGMTIKSNDGREHFVPFSPPLSSWAEVKDRIIEMANTAREGLGLSDVIITAYTPPEGFGIFVTGSVLFYFFCAGTLPWVQPGTRIWELLNEGFPGGATFFHWLVNAIFWPVIGIHLVECFFFDRKLQRHGVERFSGQWWLWLCNCFFEGFPAFKRVDGIVARKQDKSGKSQ
- a CDS encoding P-loop containing nucleoside triphosphate hydrolase protein, producing the protein MYPRYVPHSKGGSNSNASPPHSSSKTTNSTAPTPATNAFSFSRYVPPSAKPIPQSMHIETPQVQYFDDTPPKNIKRKLDTSDESKGTPGPDSKKPKTEEPTTQKDGEDAPKKKKKVRRGKRRTGAANDERDDDDIKPAQEAPEVKSKEADATPEESQTLDEDSAKDKEKPKRDVKEKKEKRKRKSKNEERESEVPHRPAPEDEDRNEDVSMIDAAEPIEEVENIPEPTEPAADEEDKRQKRRERKKKEKETEPAEEQEDELQTNQRHKTVMSKLEKSLKLASELPADERDEEDQGELHGLEPLPQPEPISSLTTSKPNYKILPSWLEDPIRVSQDTRTPFAELDIIPKACRVLEEKGFRDAFAVQTAAIPLLLPTSKQRGDVLISAATGSGKTLAYALPVVRDISQGCLTRLRALVVLPTRELVKQAQETFELCARAFDGGDRKRVRVGISIGSQSLEVEQKAFMDQELRYDPDTYKKLKEETQRRNQLKWGLSASENLQDLDMEDTDPRLSHMNGYVVDYLSKIDVLICTPGRLVEHMEQTRGFNLDYVRWLVVDEADKLLAQSFQGWLDLVMEKFRINKFTARDFHEMDFSGVRKVILSATLTRDLSLLNQLGLQRPRLIVLENDGDIQIAEHSLPVSLKEHAIRVHDTNLKPLYLLDLLRSQDMLMASPNKDEEEPKAEEAEDSATSSDSSSSSDSDATSDTSSDTSSDSDSDTETNAKLKVSGRTLKSHIPVSLIFTKSNESALRLSRLLALLDPSLADHIGTLTSTTPTHIRRKTLRAFSTASSPIRLLIASDLVARGIDLPSLDHVINYDLPPSVAGYVHRVGRTARAGRSGCAWTLVGDDESGWFWGKIAKGAGVKRAQKVERTRIEEIDEKRVEEYEAALEKLDASTAGCLTAYMSEYGHI